The segment atattttcGGATGAGAAtacattattaaatttgttgtgaaaaaaataaaaacatatttttacatttttgttttattggatttaaatTAACTCATCAAAATATCACAATTTCGACAAAATTAGAGGTTGAAATCCGTTGAAGtcagaaaaaaaaggaagaaatgaaTAAGATGACGGATGTATTATTTAATACGTAACTTCTTCTGCGTTTTGGTAGCTAGAATTCGAAGCAATTTTATTAAAGTCAGCGATTCTTTGAGAGGATCTGTGGATTAGCGATGGAATCTCCATTACTGCGCCGCCGTGAATTGGTGAACAAGAGGCGTTGCAGAGGAGTGATTTTAGTTCCGCTTGGATTACTTGCCATCGCAGGTAGTTCAGCTAATCTTCACCttcgtttatttttttctgttgtATTGAATGTTTTCGTTTTAGATTTTGGATTCATCGTAAATCAAGGGCTAGAGAAGTTTCATCTGAGGGTAATTGTTCGGCCTTATCGAGGAGATTTCGgagttcttttgttttacGACGATTTTGACTTTGTTTTAGTTCTTCGTTTGTCTTGAATGATTTCGgagttcttttgttttacGATTGTTTTGTTGATGTCAAGTTCTACTTCAGATTGAACTGTTGCATTTGCGACTGATTCGAACTCGTTTGTTTTACGACTGATTCGAACTGTTGCATTTGCGATTGTTTTGTTGATGTCAAATTGTACTTCTTCGTTTGTTTTACGATTACCTGAACATTTGCGACTGATTCGAACTCGTTTGAGTCTCTTTATGTAGTTGTTGGCTATATCCTTGGAGGTTCCATTAATGGTTTGGTATTTAATGAGGAAAGCAAGCACTCTGGTGGAATAGATATCAGTAATCCCGAAATTGTTGAGTCAGAGAAGGGAGTTGTTGCTGCTGATGACGGCCGCTGCTCCGAAATTGGAGCGTCGATGCTTAGGCAGGGAGGGCATGCCGTTGATGCTGCAGTCGCAACTGCATTGTGCCTCGGTGTGGTGGGTTCGATGTGGAGCGGGATAGGCGGTGGAGGTTTTATGCTTGTCCGATCCGCATCGACTTTGCAAACCACAGCTATTGATTTCCGGGAGACCGCACCCTTGGCTGCATCTCAGgttcaaaatctctccctcttttGGTAGAACAGATGGTTGTCTTTTAGCCTGCAACTCTCAAAAGTACACCGTAAAAAGATGGGTTAGAAActacgactcttcacaatagtataatattgtcaactttgagcataaactctaaTGACTTTGCTTCtaatgactttgcttttggtttctgtAAAAGGCCTCATTCCATTCTTACTCATAAACCTAGGATCATTCTCTTACTTAGCCAACGTaggactctctcccaacaatactccactcgaacaaagtacaccacaGACCCTCTCCTGAGACCTATGGATCCCTTGAACAACCTCCTCTTAATTGAGACtcgacttcttctctggagccctcgaacaaaatataccatttgttcgacacttgagtcacttttgactacactttcgaggcttgtaacttctttgttcgacatttgaggattctattaacatggctaagttaagggcatgactcttataccatgttaggaaccacgattCTCCACCATGGtatggtattgtccactttgagtataagcacTCACGGCTTTGGTTTTgatttccccaaaaggcctcataccaatggagatagatTCTTTATATAAACTTATGACCATTCTCTTGATTAGCCCAtcccttccaacaatcctGGAGAAACAATCCTGGAGAAAGGAGAGTGAAAAGTTGTAAGCTGTTTCATTTTGGCAATGTGCAGGATATGTATGAAACCAATGTGACTGCCAAAAGTTTGGGGCCACTATCAATTGCAGTTCCTGGAGAGATAGCTGGCCTTCATGAAGCTTGGTTGAGATATGGCCGTTTGGCGTGGCGGTCCTTATTTGAGCCTGCTATAAAGCTTGCCAAGGATGGGTTTGTGATATCTCCTTATGTAGGACAGTCCTTAGTTTCCTCTACCAACATGATCCTAAATGATCCTGGGTTGAGACGAGTTTACGCACCAAATGGTAAAATAGTACAAGCAGGCGACACTTGCTACAACGTTGAGCTAGGCAAGAGCTTAGAGGCTGTGGCAGATCAAGGGCCGCAAGCCTTCTATAACGGTGCTGTCGGAGAGAAGTTGGTGAAGGATGTGAGGGAAGCTGGTGGGATTTTATCCATGGAGGATTTGAGGAACTACACAGTTGAAGTAACCGAGGCAATGACTACCGAGGCAATGGGCTACACAGTGCATGGCATGCCACCTCCTTCAAGTGGAACACTTGGCTTTGCTATGGTCTTGTCCTCTCTTTACCTCCTACTTAAAACTTTTCTGAAATCCCTTTTGATTCCAGACTCTATTCTTGAATGAACAGGTAATgaacatcttcaaaagctaCAATGATCCTGATGCCACCAAGGGAAATCTTGGCCTACATCGACTAATCGAAGCATTGAAGCACATGTATGCCGAGCGAATGAACTTGGGCGATCCTCGGTTTTCGAACATTAGCAACTCTGTCTCCAACATGCTCAGTCCATCATTTGCTAAGAAAATTCAGGAAAAGATAATCGACAACACTACTTTTCCTCCGGATTACTATCAATATAGGTATcgatcaaatgaaaaaaacacGCTCAGCCCGTTTTTCTCTTCGAACTCTTGTCCGAATTCGAACAAGGTTATTGATGTCTTAAATGTTTAGATTTGCTCTAAGTTTGCTAATTTTAACTTGTTCTTTACAATTACTAGGTGGAGTCAGCTAAGAGATAGTGGAACCAGTCACTTTTGCATTGTGGATGCAGAGAGAAACGCTGTTTCATTGACAACAACCGTAAATGAGCACTTTGGGGCTGGCCTTCTCTCACCTTCTACTGGTATTGTTCTTAATAATGAAATGGGAGACTTTTCTGTACCCACAGATATCTCTCCAGATAAACTCCCCCCAGCACCTGCAAATTTCATCCAGCCAAACAAGAGGCCCCTCTCTTCCATGATACCTCTTATTGTCACAAAGGTACAACTCTTATTTACACATTTGATTGTTTTGGATCTTTTGATATGGATGACTTtgctctaatatcatgttCAAAAGTTTatctgtgagatcctacgtcggtggtggaggagaatgaaacattcttcataagggtgtggaaacttctctctagctgacgcgttttaaaaaccttgaggggaaccccgaaagagaaaacccaaataggataatatctactggcTGTGGGCccgctgttacaaatggtataagagctagctatcgggcgatgtgtcagcaaggaagctgaaccccgaaggggtggattgggagagtcccacgtcgattgaaaaagggaacgagtgccagcaaggacgctgggcgctaaagggggtggattgtgagatcccacatcggttggggaaaagaacgaaacattctttataagggcgtggaaacctctccctaacatacacgttttaaaaatcttgaggggaagtctaaaAGAGAAAGCtaaataacataatatttgCCAGCGGGGGTTGGGGGGTTACATTATTATGATCCTCAATTATTAGCTTGGAAATGTTGTTTGATCCTTCATAGGATGATCGGTTGATTGCGGTACTCGGCGGTAGCGGAGGAATGAAGATAATTCCGGCAGTAATTCAGGTTTTCCTCAACTATTTCTCCCTGGGATTCCAACCTTTCCCAGCTGTTGAAAGGTCAAGGGTGTATCATcaggtttgtttgtttgtttgttactCAATTTCCAGGCACAATTTCTTGCCACAAACAGTTGACATTATAATGTAGCCTTGTTGTGTATCTGCAGCTAATTCCAAACGTAGTAAAATACGAAAACTTGACGTTCATCGATGGCGATCATGTCGAACTTTCAGACGAAAAGACAGCATTCTTGGAAGAGAGGGGTCATAAAGTGGTAGCTATTGATGCACCAGGAGCCATTGTTCAGTTCATAGTTCAAAACTTTGAAGACGCCATTGACAAAGGTCGAAAGGGCAGAAAGATATCCAATGATCGAACACATTTTGGTGTTCTTACGGCTGTGTGCGACCCCAGAAAAAACGGGAACCCCGCAGTCGCCTAGGAAATGTTGCCCCCTCCCCCCCTCCCCCCTCCTTTTGTACATTGTTCTTAGACTGGGCATGGCTCTCTCTCGTTGGCTGAATGATCAGTTTCCTTGTGTTTCAAGAGGGCCATCCATAGGCCATTGGGACTCAAAACAcggttttaatattttctacaCGAAATGTAAGCTAATATACCAATtacacaaaattcaatttggtaatttttataaatgtttcaaGTTTCGAAAAGCGGACATCGAATCCCCGCTAAGTTATCAAAAACACATCTAAAAGAGAGCGTGGACGCCCTA is part of the Cucurbita pepo subsp. pepo cultivar mu-cu-16 unplaced genomic scaffold, ASM280686v2 Cp4.1_scaffold000455, whole genome shotgun sequence genome and harbors:
- the LOC111785338 gene encoding glutathione hydrolase 3-like isoform X1, coding for MESPLLRRRELVNKRRCRGVILVPLGLLAIAVVGYILGGSINGLVFNEESKHSGGIDISNPEIVESEKGVVAADDGRCSEIGASMLRQGGHAVDAAVATALCLGVVGSMWSGIGGGGFMLVRSASTLQTTAIDFRETAPLAASQDMYETNVTAKSLGPLSIAVPGEIAGLHEAWLRYGRLAWRSLFEPAIKLAKDGFVISPYVGQSLVSSTNMILNDPGLRRVYAPNGKIVQAGDTCYNVELGKSLEAVADQGPQAFYNGAVGEKLVKDVREAGGILSMEDLRNYTVEVTEAMTTEAMGYTVHGMPPPSSGTLGFAMVMNIFKSYNDPDATKGNLGLHRLIEALKHMYAERMNLGDPRFSNISNSVSNMLSPSFAKKIQEKIIDNTTFPPDYYQYRWSQLRDSGTSHFCIVDAERNAVSLTTTVNEHFGAGLLSPSTGIVLNNEMGDFSVPTDISPDKLPPAPANFIQPNKRPLSSMIPLIVTKDDRLIAVLGGSGGMKIIPAVIQVFLNYFSLGFQPFPAVERSRVYHQLIPNVVKYENLTFIDGDHVELSDEKTAFLEERGHKVVAIDAPGAIVQFIVQNFEDAIDKGRKGRKISNDRTHFGVLTAVCDPRKNGNPAVA
- the LOC111785338 gene encoding glutathione hydrolase 3-like isoform X2; translated protein: MLRQGGHAVDAAVATALCLGVVGSMWSGIGGGGFMLVRSASTLQTTAIDFRETAPLAASQDMYETNVTAKSLGPLSIAVPGEIAGLHEAWLRYGRLAWRSLFEPAIKLAKDGFVISPYVGQSLVSSTNMILNDPGLRRVYAPNGKIVQAGDTCYNVELGKSLEAVADQGPQAFYNGAVGEKLVKDVREAGGILSMEDLRNYTVEVTEAMTTEAMGYTVHGMPPPSSGTLGFAMVMNIFKSYNDPDATKGNLGLHRLIEALKHMYAERMNLGDPRFSNISNSVSNMLSPSFAKKIQEKIIDNTTFPPDYYQYRWSQLRDSGTSHFCIVDAERNAVSLTTTVNEHFGAGLLSPSTGIVLNNEMGDFSVPTDISPDKLPPAPANFIQPNKRPLSSMIPLIVTKDDRLIAVLGGSGGMKIIPAVIQVFLNYFSLGFQPFPAVERSRVYHQLIPNVVKYENLTFIDGDHVELSDEKTAFLEERGHKVVAIDAPGAIVQFIVQNFEDAIDKGRKGRKISNDRTHFGVLTAVCDPRKNGNPAVA